A portion of the Parasedimentitalea marina genome contains these proteins:
- a CDS encoding ABC transporter permease: MDFLTLIQVLDSTVRLATPLLLACLAGLFSERAGIFDIGLEGKMLAAAFFSAAVAAVTGNVWLGLLSGVAASLSLSALHGLASITFRGNQLISGLAVTMLAQGFTVVIAQRWFQQGGRTPSLLTEGRFGPITFPFAEAIAGVPVIGPIYAELLSGHSILVYVAFAAVPASWWLLYRTRFGLRLRAVGENPEAVDTAGISVVGLRFAAVGICGLLCGIAGAYLATSLQAGFVKDMTAGRGYIALAALIFAKWRPWHAMGACLLFGLLQAVALRFQNIELGGITIPVQMMDALPYILTVVILAGFVGKAIPPKAGGEPYVKER; encoded by the coding sequence ATGGATTTCCTGACACTCATTCAAGTCCTGGACAGCACAGTGCGTCTGGCCACTCCGCTGCTTCTGGCCTGTCTCGCTGGCCTGTTTTCGGAACGGGCAGGCATTTTCGACATCGGCCTGGAGGGCAAGATGCTGGCCGCCGCCTTCTTCTCGGCCGCGGTTGCTGCGGTTACCGGAAACGTCTGGTTGGGTCTTTTGTCCGGGGTCGCGGCCTCGCTGTCGCTGAGCGCCCTGCACGGGTTGGCCTCGATTACCTTTCGTGGCAACCAATTGATTTCCGGGCTGGCGGTTACCATGCTGGCTCAGGGCTTTACGGTAGTGATTGCCCAAAGGTGGTTCCAGCAAGGTGGGCGCACGCCATCCTTGCTGACCGAAGGCCGCTTTGGCCCCATCACCTTTCCTTTTGCCGAGGCCATAGCCGGCGTGCCGGTGATTGGGCCAATCTACGCCGAGCTGCTGTCCGGGCATTCGATCCTAGTTTACGTGGCCTTTGCAGCCGTGCCCGCCTCTTGGTGGCTGCTCTATCGCACCCGGTTCGGTCTGCGCCTGCGCGCCGTCGGTGAAAACCCCGAAGCTGTGGATACGGCTGGTATTTCGGTGGTTGGCCTGCGGTTCGCTGCCGTGGGGATCTGTGGGCTGCTTTGTGGCATTGCAGGCGCCTACCTTGCCACATCGCTTCAGGCCGGTTTTGTCAAAGACATGACGGCAGGCCGTGGCTATATCGCTCTCGCAGCCTTGATCTTTGCCAAGTGGCGACCCTGGCACGCTATGGGCGCCTGCCTGTTGTTTGGCCTGCTGCAAGCCGTCGCCTTGCGGTTCCAGAATATTGAGCTGGGTGGCATTACCATCCCGGTCCAAATGATGGATGCACTTCCCTATATCCTAACTGTGGTGATCCTGGCCGGTTTTGTCGGTAAGGCCATCCCCCCAAAGGCCGGCGGTGAGCCCTACGTAAAGGAACGCTGA
- a CDS encoding ABC transporter permease — MEKMPKWADVVLIPVISLLLAAVISALVILAIGENPVEAVKLMIDGALGSTYGWGYTLYYATNFLFTGLAVSVAFHARMFNIGGEGQAMLGGLGAALVCLYIPWPHWSMALAGGAIGAAIFGAAWAAIPAYLQAKRGSHIVITTIMFNFIAAAVLNYVLVNLLRPAGSMDPATARFPEAVHLPTLHDLLAPLGIEFSKAAPANVSFLVALAACVFVWLLIWRTKLGYEIRAYGKSEQGALYAGISPFKITMIAMLLSGALAGMMATNNVMGEAERLVLNSTEGAGFIGIAVALMGRSHPFGVFLAAILFGFLYQGGAELALWTKIPREMIVVIQALVILFTGALDNMVRMPLEKIFIALRKGKA, encoded by the coding sequence ATGGAAAAGATGCCCAAATGGGCCGATGTGGTGCTGATCCCGGTGATCAGCTTGCTGTTGGCCGCTGTTATCTCCGCCCTGGTGATCCTTGCGATTGGCGAGAACCCTGTTGAAGCCGTCAAACTGATGATCGATGGCGCCTTAGGGTCGACCTATGGCTGGGGCTATACGCTCTATTATGCCACCAACTTCCTGTTTACTGGCCTGGCTGTTTCAGTCGCCTTTCACGCCCGTATGTTTAACATTGGTGGCGAAGGTCAGGCGATGTTGGGGGGCTTGGGAGCAGCGCTTGTTTGTCTCTACATTCCGTGGCCACACTGGTCGATGGCCCTAGCCGGTGGCGCGATTGGCGCGGCCATCTTTGGCGCGGCCTGGGCTGCTATTCCTGCCTATTTGCAAGCCAAACGCGGCAGCCACATCGTGATCACCACCATCATGTTCAACTTTATCGCCGCAGCGGTGCTGAACTATGTGCTGGTCAACTTGCTGCGCCCCGCGGGATCCATGGACCCGGCAACCGCACGTTTCCCGGAAGCCGTACACCTGCCCACCCTGCACGATCTGTTGGCGCCCCTTGGAATTGAGTTTTCCAAGGCCGCCCCGGCCAACGTCAGTTTTCTGGTGGCGCTCGCCGCCTGTGTCTTTGTCTGGCTGCTGATCTGGCGTACCAAACTGGGATACGAGATCCGTGCCTATGGCAAATCCGAGCAAGGCGCGCTCTATGCCGGGATCTCGCCCTTCAAGATCACCATGATCGCCATGCTGCTCTCAGGGGCGCTGGCTGGTATGATGGCCACCAACAACGTCATGGGTGAAGCCGAACGTCTGGTGCTGAACTCGACCGAGGGTGCAGGCTTTATTGGTATCGCAGTGGCGCTGATGGGACGTTCTCATCCCTTTGGTGTCTTTCTTGCCGCGATCCTGTTTGGATTTCTCTACCAGGGTGGTGCTGAACTTGCCCTGTGGACCAAGATCCCCCGCGAAATGATCGTCGTGATCCAGGCGCTGGTTATCTTGTTCACCGGCGCACTGGACAACATGGTCCGGATGCCGCTTGAAAAAATCTTTATCGCACTTCGGAAGGGAAAAGCCTGA
- a CDS encoding ABC transporter ATP-binding protein, translating to MTISPAIELKGISKAFGPVQANKDISISVAPGTIHGIIGENGAGKSTLMSILYGFYKADKGEIWINGKNTVIPDSQAAISAGIGMVFQHFKLVENFTVLENIILGAEDGGLLKPSLAKARRILKQLAAEYELNVDPDARIDEIGVGKQQRVEILKALYRQADILILDEPTGVLTPAEADQLFRILHRLREEGKTIILITHKLREIMETTDTVSVMRRGQMTATVKTSETNPAHLAELMVGRKVLLQVDKTPAKPGAPVLEIENLSVRDEDGVERVKGINLQVRAGEILGIAGVAGNGQSELLEVLGGMRSGTGSIRMQGAELPLSGPGSHGQARRRAHIAHVPEDRQREGLIMDFHAWENVAFGYHRDPIYQSGMLMNNAALRADTEAKMEKFDVRPPDPWLAAKNFSGGNQQKIVVAREIERNPELLLIGQPTRGVDIGAIEFIHKQIVELRDQGKAILLVSVELEEILSLADRVAVMFDGHIMGERLPHETDEKELGLLMAGVAGEAA from the coding sequence ATGACCATATCCCCTGCCATTGAACTAAAAGGCATTTCCAAGGCCTTTGGCCCGGTTCAGGCCAACAAGGACATCTCGATCAGCGTAGCACCAGGTACCATCCATGGTATTATCGGTGAAAACGGCGCTGGCAAATCGACCCTGATGAGCATCCTGTATGGATTTTATAAGGCCGATAAGGGTGAGATCTGGATTAACGGCAAAAACACCGTGATCCCCGACAGTCAGGCCGCTATTTCTGCTGGCATCGGTATGGTATTTCAGCATTTCAAACTGGTGGAAAACTTCACCGTACTGGAAAACATCATTCTCGGAGCCGAGGACGGAGGGCTGCTGAAACCCTCACTGGCCAAGGCCCGCCGCATTCTGAAACAACTGGCCGCCGAATATGAGTTGAACGTCGACCCTGACGCCCGCATCGATGAAATCGGTGTTGGCAAACAACAGCGGGTCGAAATCCTCAAGGCGCTATACCGTCAAGCCGACATCCTGATTCTGGACGAGCCCACCGGGGTGTTGACGCCAGCCGAGGCCGATCAGCTGTTTCGCATTCTTCACCGCCTGCGCGAAGAAGGTAAAACCATCATCCTGATCACCCACAAGCTGCGCGAAATCATGGAGACCACCGACACCGTATCCGTTATGCGCCGCGGCCAGATGACGGCAACAGTCAAGACCTCTGAAACCAATCCAGCCCATCTTGCCGAACTGATGGTAGGTCGCAAGGTCTTGTTGCAAGTGGATAAAACTCCGGCAAAGCCGGGCGCACCCGTGCTCGAGATCGAAAACCTGTCGGTGCGTGATGAGGACGGCGTTGAACGGGTCAAAGGCATCAACTTACAAGTCCGCGCAGGCGAAATTCTGGGTATTGCCGGCGTTGCCGGTAACGGCCAGTCGGAACTTCTCGAGGTACTGGGTGGCATGCGTAGCGGCACTGGCTCGATCCGAATGCAGGGTGCCGAATTGCCGCTTTCTGGCCCCGGATCACACGGTCAGGCCCGCCGTCGTGCCCATATTGCCCATGTCCCCGAAGACCGCCAGCGTGAAGGCCTGATCATGGACTTCCACGCTTGGGAAAACGTCGCTTTCGGCTATCACCGTGACCCGATCTATCAATCTGGCATGTTGATGAACAACGCCGCCCTGCGCGCCGATACCGAAGCAAAGATGGAAAAGTTCGACGTACGCCCCCCAGATCCCTGGCTTGCGGCCAAGAACTTCTCAGGCGGCAACCAGCAAAAGATTGTTGTGGCCCGCGAGATCGAGCGTAATCCGGAATTGCTGCTGATCGGCCAACCCACGCGCGGTGTCGACATTGGCGCCATCGAATTCATTCACAAACAAATCGTCGAGCTGCGTGATCAGGGCAAAGCCATCCTGCTTGTCTCGGTTGAACTCGAAGAGATCCTGTCACTGGCCGACCGTGTGGCGGTGATGTTTGATGGTCACATCATGGGCGAACGCCTTCCGCATGAGACTGACGAAAAAGAACTTGGCCTGTTGATGGCCGGTGTCGCCGGGGAGGCCGCATAA
- a CDS encoding BMP family lipoprotein: MTLMKSLMGAAATIALTAGASLADPAIIFDLGGKFDKSFNEAAFAGATRWAEETGGTFREVELQSEAQREQALRRFAEAGSNPIVMAGFAFSDALSQVAPDYPDTKFAVIDVDWLDMPNVRGIGFQEHEGSYLVGMMAAQASKSGTVGFIGGMDIPLIRKFACGYAQGVMAANPDAKIIANMTGTTPAAWNDPVKGSELTKAQISQGADVVYAAAGGTGVGVLQTAADEGILSIGVDSNQNHLHPGKVLTSMLKRVDNAVFDAFSQGEDLESGNVHMGVANGGVGYAMDDNNAALVSADMQAAVDAASAKIASGELSVHNYMSDDSCPALNF; encoded by the coding sequence ATGACTCTGATGAAATCTCTGATGGGAGCGGCCGCAACGATCGCCCTGACCGCTGGCGCGTCGCTGGCTGATCCTGCCATCATTTTTGACCTTGGCGGCAAATTCGACAAAAGCTTCAACGAAGCTGCCTTTGCCGGTGCGACCCGTTGGGCTGAAGAAACGGGTGGCACATTCCGCGAAGTTGAACTGCAGTCCGAAGCTCAGCGCGAGCAGGCACTGCGTCGTTTCGCTGAAGCTGGATCTAACCCAATCGTCATGGCTGGCTTTGCCTTCTCTGACGCCCTAAGCCAGGTCGCACCGGATTACCCAGACACCAAGTTCGCCGTCATCGACGTTGACTGGCTGGACATGCCCAACGTCCGCGGCATCGGCTTTCAGGAGCACGAAGGATCGTATCTGGTTGGCATGATGGCCGCTCAGGCGTCCAAGTCTGGCACCGTAGGCTTCATCGGTGGCATGGATATCCCACTGATCCGCAAATTCGCCTGTGGCTATGCCCAGGGCGTCATGGCGGCCAATCCCGATGCCAAGATCATTGCCAACATGACCGGCACCACTCCGGCGGCATGGAACGATCCGGTTAAAGGCTCAGAGCTGACCAAGGCACAGATCAGCCAGGGTGCTGACGTTGTTTATGCAGCTGCTGGCGGTACTGGTGTTGGCGTTCTGCAGACTGCAGCTGACGAAGGCATCCTGTCCATCGGCGTCGACAGCAACCAGAACCACCTGCACCCAGGCAAAGTTCTGACCTCAATGCTGAAGCGTGTGGACAACGCAGTCTTTGATGCCTTTTCACAGGGTGAAGATCTGGAAAGCGGCAACGTACACATGGGTGTCGCCAATGGTGGCGTCGGCTATGCGATGGACGACAACAATGCCGCGCTGGTCAGTGCAGACATGCAGGCCGCAGTGGATGCTGCATCAGCAAAAATCGCTTCTGGCGAACTGTCAGTGCACAACTACATGTCCGACGACAGCTGCCCGGCTCTGAACTTCTAA
- a CDS encoding GNAT family N-acetyltransferase: MANPLSPIAMAATHAAAFTQSRPWTAAEFTALLDSHLTFVVGDAQCFAMVRVVVDEAELLTIATHPDHQRQGLARAVMTAWRDIAAQRGAETAFLEVAADNTPACDLYKTCDFTICGNRPGYYRRQNGPAVDAILMRQALSAHK, encoded by the coding sequence ATGGCTAACCCACTGTCGCCAATTGCCATGGCAGCCACCCATGCGGCCGCCTTCACCCAATCCCGGCCCTGGACCGCAGCAGAATTCACCGCGTTGCTGGACAGCCATTTGACCTTTGTCGTGGGTGACGCGCAGTGCTTTGCCATGGTGCGGGTTGTTGTCGATGAGGCCGAGTTGCTGACCATTGCGACCCACCCGGACCACCAGCGTCAGGGTCTGGCCCGTGCAGTGATGACTGCCTGGCGGGACATAGCCGCCCAGCGGGGTGCAGAAACCGCGTTTTTGGAGGTGGCTGCCGACAACACCCCGGCCTGTGATCTGTATAAAACATGTGACTTCACTATTTGTGGGAATCGCCCCGGCTATTATCGCCGCCAAAATGGCCCGGCGGTGGATGCCATACTCATGCGACAGGCCTTGTCAGCGCATAAATAG
- the tsaB gene encoding tRNA (adenosine(37)-N6)-threonylcarbamoyltransferase complex dimerization subunit type 1 TsaB, producing the protein MSSEPLVLGFDTSAAHCAAALLRGDTIVAERLELMTRGQAERLMVLLEEVLSEGGAAWADLSAIGVGVGPGNFTGIRIGVSAARGLALGLDIPAVGVTGFEARAADGALVAIPAPREQVYAALLDQAPRLMPAQEAAEAARSAGLTFAPEATPADLAEAIARCAALRFNDNTLPPPAPLYLRAADAAPSRDVPPALIDG; encoded by the coding sequence GTGTCGTCTGAGCCACTAGTATTGGGATTTGATACCTCGGCCGCGCATTGCGCGGCCGCCTTGCTGCGTGGCGATACGATTGTTGCAGAGCGGTTAGAACTAATGACCCGCGGTCAGGCCGAACGGCTGATGGTCCTGCTCGAAGAGGTTTTATCCGAAGGCGGTGCCGCCTGGGCAGACTTGTCGGCGATTGGCGTTGGCGTAGGTCCGGGCAATTTCACAGGCATCCGCATCGGCGTCTCGGCCGCACGCGGGCTGGCGCTGGGGCTAGACATACCCGCCGTCGGCGTCACCGGATTTGAGGCCCGCGCAGCTGACGGAGCGCTGGTTGCAATCCCGGCCCCGCGCGAGCAGGTCTACGCAGCACTTCTTGACCAAGCACCGCGTCTGATGCCTGCCCAAGAGGCCGCCGAAGCCGCCCGCAGTGCCGGGCTGACCTTTGCGCCTGAGGCAACGCCCGCAGACCTTGCCGAAGCCATTGCGCGCTGCGCAGCGCTGCGGTTCAATGACAACACCTTGCCACCGCCGGCGCCACTGTATTTACGCGCCGCCGACGCGGCCCCTTCTCGCGATGTCCCCCCTGCGTTGATCGATGGCTAA
- a CDS encoding NifU family protein: MFIQTESTPNPATLKFLPGQAVLEVGTADFPTPDTAGKSPLATRIFAVNGVTGVFFGNDFVTVTKAETIEWDHIKPAILGAVMEHYQSGQPVMADDGAAPASGHAEHTGEDSEIVDQIKELLDSRVRPAVAQDGGDITFHGFERGVVYLHMQGACAGCPSSTLTLKMGIENLLRHYIPEVTEVRPVAV; the protein is encoded by the coding sequence ATGTTCATTCAGACTGAATCAACGCCCAACCCGGCGACGCTGAAATTCCTTCCGGGTCAGGCCGTGCTTGAGGTTGGCACCGCCGACTTCCCCACACCCGATACAGCTGGCAAATCGCCACTGGCCACGCGCATCTTTGCGGTAAACGGCGTGACTGGTGTCTTCTTTGGCAATGACTTTGTCACGGTGACCAAGGCTGAGACGATCGAATGGGATCACATCAAACCCGCCATTTTAGGCGCAGTGATGGAGCATTACCAATCCGGCCAGCCAGTCATGGCAGATGACGGCGCCGCGCCAGCCTCGGGCCACGCCGAGCATACCGGTGAAGATTCTGAGATCGTTGATCAGATCAAAGAGCTGCTTGACAGCCGGGTGCGCCCCGCAGTGGCCCAAGATGGCGGCGACATCACATTTCACGGCTTTGAACGCGGTGTGGTTTACCTGCACATGCAAGGCGCCTGCGCGGGCTGCCCCTCCTCGACGCTGACCCTGAAGATGGGCATCGAGAACCTGCTGCGTCACTATATCCCCGAAGTGACCGAGGTTCGGCCCGTCGCCGTATGA
- a CDS encoding universal stress protein yields the protein MRKFLVVLDDSRECLNAMRFAAMRAAHTDAGVEILSIIPPDEFNHWIGVGEMIREEARERIHAHFEVFAKWMRDRQGVDPVLVIREGEPQQEIIDHIGANPDIGVLVLGAGNDRKGPGPLVSQLSRSSGSLPIPITIVPGDLSKEKLEAIT from the coding sequence ATGCGCAAATTTCTAGTCGTGCTGGATGACAGCCGCGAATGCCTGAACGCCATGCGCTTTGCTGCCATGCGCGCAGCACATACAGATGCGGGTGTTGAAATCCTGTCGATCATTCCGCCAGACGAGTTCAATCACTGGATCGGCGTTGGCGAGATGATCCGTGAGGAAGCCCGCGAACGCATCCATGCGCATTTTGAAGTTTTTGCCAAATGGATGCGCGACCGTCAGGGCGTCGACCCTGTTTTGGTGATCCGCGAAGGCGAACCCCAGCAAGAGATTATCGACCATATCGGCGCCAATCCGGACATCGGAGTCTTGGTGCTTGGGGCGGGGAACGACCGCAAAGGCCCCGGCCCTCTGGTCAGTCAACTCAGCCGGTCTTCGGGCAGCTTGCCAATCCCAATTACCATCGTGCCAGGTGATCTTTCCAAAGAAAAACTCGAAGCGATCACCTGA
- a CDS encoding AbrB family transcriptional regulator codes for MADPRQSAITLVIGGIGALVALVFNMPMGLLAGPAVAVAIAGLCGVQTAIAAGFRNAGFLLVGLSIGSMIGPDSIQAMMRWPIAFFLLAILTLITPWIGRWLLPRILTFDRDEAFLGSAPGHLSLVIALADSLSLSLTRPVVLASIRLMALTLVVPLAAQAVGMDIGAGLPRGYVSTSWAWLLLQIVAALALSPILHWLKLPAPTLLAGILVAASTHLSSMTTGTLPDWLAQGALVLMGSLIGTRFSGMSWHDLSHSLLAGLAIVVLTSGLAALFAVPAAQISGLPVMDVLLGFAPGGLETMVIVAAAMGADPSFVAAAHVFRLLILAFVLTLYATHIHRLAAEESDGQRRDPRAD; via the coding sequence ATGGCTGACCCCCGCCAGAGCGCCATCACCCTGGTTATCGGGGGGATTGGCGCTTTGGTGGCACTGGTTTTCAACATGCCAATGGGTTTGCTGGCTGGCCCAGCCGTCGCCGTTGCTATTGCAGGGCTGTGCGGCGTTCAGACTGCCATTGCAGCAGGATTTCGGAACGCAGGGTTTCTACTGGTCGGGCTCAGCATTGGCTCGATGATAGGTCCGGACAGCATTCAGGCCATGATGCGATGGCCCATTGCCTTTTTCCTGCTGGCCATTTTGACACTGATAACGCCATGGATTGGCCGTTGGCTGCTTCCACGCATTTTGACATTTGACCGCGATGAGGCCTTTCTGGGCTCTGCTCCGGGGCATTTGTCTCTGGTTATTGCACTGGCGGACAGTTTATCCCTGTCCTTGACGAGACCAGTGGTTCTGGCATCGATCCGCCTTATGGCATTAACCCTAGTGGTGCCTTTGGCGGCACAAGCGGTTGGAATGGACATCGGAGCAGGCCTGCCACGCGGCTATGTGTCCACATCCTGGGCCTGGCTTTTGCTGCAAATTGTGGCGGCCTTGGCCCTGTCTCCCATTCTGCACTGGCTAAAACTGCCGGCCCCAACATTGCTTGCCGGTATTTTGGTGGCTGCAAGTACCCACCTGTCCTCTATGACCACCGGGACACTTCCGGATTGGCTGGCACAGGGCGCATTGGTCTTGATGGGCAGCCTGATCGGCACCCGGTTCAGTGGCATGTCTTGGCATGATTTGAGTCACAGTCTGTTAGCCGGTCTGGCAATTGTTGTCCTGACCTCCGGTCTGGCGGCTCTGTTTGCAGTTCCTGCCGCCCAGATTTCGGGGCTACCCGTTATGGATGTTCTGCTTGGGTTTGCACCCGGCGGACTGGAGACGATGGTCATTGTGGCGGCCGCAATGGGGGCTGATCCCAGCTTTGTTGCGGCAGCCCATGTGTTTCGCCTGCTCATCCTTGCATTCGTCCTTACACTCTATGCCACACACATCCACCGCTTGGCCGCTGAGGAATCTGATGGACAGCGGCGGGACCCTCGGGCAGATTGA